One stretch of Sphingomonas sp. HF-S4 DNA includes these proteins:
- a CDS encoding DUF4893 domain-containing protein, with translation MKWMLPVAIALGLGLTGCSVYREATGSRPPTNVRWQNVATGDDRDRLRDWRKAWDEALPLARKADARAIAAEPLLFDPDRALPDATLPEGKYRCRTFKLGAKGTAMRDFTAYPWFDCTVADEGEVRSLHKVTGSQRPTGLIFADTAARQVFLGTLVLGDETSPLRYGLDANRDMIGYVERIAPKRWRLVFPRPRFESVLDVTELVPAN, from the coding sequence ATGAAGTGGATGCTGCCCGTTGCGATCGCCCTCGGCCTGGGGCTGACGGGGTGCAGCGTCTATCGCGAAGCCACCGGATCGCGCCCGCCCACCAATGTCCGCTGGCAGAACGTCGCGACCGGCGACGACCGCGACCGTCTGCGCGACTGGCGCAAGGCGTGGGACGAGGCGCTCCCGCTCGCCCGCAAGGCCGACGCGCGGGCGATCGCGGCCGAGCCCCTGCTGTTCGATCCCGACCGCGCGCTTCCCGACGCGACGCTGCCCGAAGGCAAATATCGCTGCCGCACCTTCAAGCTCGGCGCCAAGGGCACCGCGATGCGCGACTTCACGGCCTATCCCTGGTTCGACTGCACCGTCGCCGACGAAGGCGAAGTCCGCAGCCTGCACAAGGTCACCGGCTCGCAGCGCCCCACCGGGCTGATCTTCGCCGACACCGCCGCGCGCCAGGTCTTTCTCGGCACGCTCGTGTTGGGCGACGAGACTTCGCCGCTCCGCTACGGCCTCGACGCCAATCGCGACATGATCGGCTATGTCGAGCGCATCGCGCCGAAGCGCTGGCGCCTGGTGTTCCCCCGTCCGCGCTTCGAATCGGTTCTCGACGTAACCGAACTGGTCCCGGCCAACTGA
- a CDS encoding YjgN family protein: MDQETTNARAFGFAGDWREFAPIAFTNLLLSIVTLGVYTFWAKARERRYLWSRTRFIDDRLEWTGTGLELFIGYVMAFFLFLVPLGVIQFVVQALAIRGEDGLAGLLILIFYLLFLYLLGVAIYRAMRYRLSRTYWHGIRGGSDDQGFGYAVSHLWKTIVGTVAFGLLVPWAMVSLWNERWNRMSFGPHAFQSNGRMTSALIGRYLLYYLMPIVVFIGIALAAALIGPTIAGSPEKIQIAILLTLVVGYVGFFVVLGLIALTFYAAYFREVVGNLSLGGLEFEFDARTKDWLVLFVGNVLLVVVTLGIGTIFLGYRNWTFFVRHIQAYGSLDLDDFTQSTTREPRQGEGLLDAFDVGAF; encoded by the coding sequence ATGGATCAGGAAACGACGAACGCGCGCGCGTTCGGCTTTGCCGGCGACTGGCGCGAATTCGCGCCGATCGCCTTTACCAACCTGCTGCTGTCGATCGTGACGCTCGGGGTCTATACCTTCTGGGCCAAGGCACGCGAGCGGCGCTATCTGTGGAGCCGGACGCGGTTCATCGACGATCGGCTGGAATGGACCGGCACCGGGCTGGAGCTGTTCATCGGCTATGTGATGGCGTTCTTCCTGTTTCTCGTCCCGCTCGGCGTGATCCAGTTCGTCGTCCAGGCGCTGGCGATCCGCGGCGAGGACGGCCTGGCGGGGCTGCTGATCCTGATCTTCTACCTCCTCTTCCTCTATCTCCTCGGCGTCGCGATCTATCGCGCAATGCGCTATCGCCTCAGCCGCACCTATTGGCACGGCATCCGCGGCGGCAGCGACGACCAGGGCTTCGGCTATGCCGTGTCGCATCTGTGGAAGACGATCGTCGGCACGGTCGCTTTCGGGCTGCTGGTGCCCTGGGCGATGGTCAGCCTTTGGAACGAGCGCTGGAACCGGATGAGCTTCGGGCCGCACGCCTTCCAGTCGAACGGACGCATGACCAGTGCGCTGATCGGCCGCTATCTGCTTTATTATCTGATGCCGATCGTGGTGTTCATTGGCATTGCGCTGGCGGCGGCGCTGATTGGCCCGACCATCGCCGGATCCCCCGAAAAAATTCAGATCGCGATCCTGCTGACGTTGGTGGTCGGCTATGTCGGCTTCTTCGTCGTGCTCGGCCTGATCGCGCTGACCTTCTACGCGGCCTATTTCCGCGAAGTGGTCGGCAATCTTTCGCTCGGCGGGCTCGAATTCGAGTTCGATGCGCGGACCAAGGACTGGCTGGTGCTGTTCGTCGGCAACGTGCTGCTGGTGGTGGTGACCTTGGGAATCGGGACGATCTTCCTCGGATACCGCAACTGGACGTTCTTCGTGCGGCACATTCAGGCCTATGGATCGCTCGACCTCGACGATTTCACCCAATCGACCACGCGCGAGCCGCGCCAGGGCGAGGGTCTGCTGGATGCATTCGATGTCGGCGCCTTCTGA
- a CDS encoding patatin-like phospholipase family protein — protein MADAEPRPRRRVAGLPLPGCVALVLQGGGALGSFQAGVIEALGETNIDVDWVAGISIGAVNAALFAGNPPETRLAAIRAFWEGVTAALPDFSIPLSDTAREFAHEWAAASVLMGGVPGFFRPRPIPPAFALPGSPAALSFYDSTPLAETLNAHIDWDLLNHGPIRLSVGAVDIASGNFRYFDTADERLDARHIMASGALPPGLPPVEIDGRHYWDGGLVSNTPLTHILDRQTHDTLVFQVDLFPAAADLPRTITDVIAREKEIRFSSRTRQVSDERLRLRKEREAIRRVLAKLPESLADDPDVAALRILADEKPLSLVHLIYRANAWEGGSRDFEFSARSMHEHWHAGRAAVAETMANAQLVAANILDGKTAAFDLTQR, from the coding sequence ATGGCCGACGCCGAACCCCGCCCGCGCCGCCGCGTCGCCGGACTGCCGCTGCCGGGCTGCGTCGCATTGGTCCTCCAGGGCGGCGGCGCGCTGGGCAGCTTCCAGGCCGGGGTGATCGAGGCGCTCGGCGAAACCAACATCGATGTCGATTGGGTCGCCGGCATCTCGATCGGCGCGGTCAACGCCGCGCTCTTCGCCGGCAACCCGCCCGAGACTCGCCTCGCTGCGATCCGCGCCTTCTGGGAAGGCGTCACTGCCGCGCTCCCCGATTTCTCGATTCCGCTGAGCGACACCGCGCGAGAATTCGCCCACGAATGGGCCGCGGCGAGCGTGCTGATGGGCGGCGTCCCCGGCTTCTTCCGCCCGCGCCCGATCCCGCCCGCCTTCGCGCTCCCCGGCAGCCCCGCGGCGCTCAGCTTTTACGACAGCACCCCGCTCGCCGAGACGCTGAACGCGCATATCGACTGGGACCTGCTCAACCACGGCCCAATCCGCCTGTCGGTCGGCGCGGTCGACATCGCCAGCGGCAATTTCCGGTATTTCGACACCGCCGACGAGCGCCTCGACGCGCGCCACATCATGGCGTCGGGTGCGCTGCCGCCGGGGCTCCCTCCTGTCGAGATCGACGGCCGCCATTATTGGGACGGCGGCCTCGTCTCGAACACCCCGCTCACCCACATCCTCGATCGCCAGACCCACGACACGCTCGTCTTCCAGGTCGATCTCTTCCCCGCCGCTGCCGATCTGCCGCGCACGATCACCGACGTCATCGCCCGCGAAAAGGAAATCCGCTTCTCGAGCCGCACGCGCCAGGTCTCCGACGAGCGCCTGCGCCTGCGGAAAGAGCGCGAGGCGATCCGCCGCGTCCTCGCCAAGCTCCCCGAAAGCCTCGCCGACGATCCGGACGTCGCCGCGCTACGCATTCTCGCCGACGAGAAGCCGCTCAGCCTGGTCCACCTGATCTACCGCGCCAATGCCTGGGAGGGCGGATCGCGCGACTTCGAATTCTCCGCGCGCTCGATGCACGAGCATTGGCACGCCGGCCGCGCCGCAGTCGCCGAGACGATGGCCAATGCCCAGCTCGTCGCCGCCAATATCCTCGACGGCAAGACCGCCGCCTTCGATCTCACCCAGCGTTAG
- the ypfJ gene encoding KPN_02809 family neutral zinc metallopeptidase, with protein MRLDDLDPTDNARDWGSGGGGGGGLGLLGFLPLLLGRGMGCGSVVLIGIVALVYVFMSGGGGLLGGGGGQTAPGQTQGAAKACDTQEELFACRVMTSTEQVWSQVFAEQGQRYRPATINFFRNSVQSACGQASAAVGPFYCPGDNGVFLDTGFFDELDKRFGAKGDFARAYVIGHEVGHHIQNLEGTSSKVSQAQRQASRAEGNKLSVLLELQADCYAGVWAKRSGRLEAGDIAEGMTAANAIGDDTLQRQGQGEVVPDSFTHGSSAQRKQWLQRGLESGDPAQCDTFSAGI; from the coding sequence ATGCGGCTCGACGATCTCGATCCTACCGACAATGCCCGCGATTGGGGTTCGGGCGGCGGCGGAGGCGGCGGCCTGGGGCTGCTCGGCTTCCTGCCGCTGCTGCTAGGGCGTGGCATGGGCTGCGGGAGCGTCGTGCTGATCGGCATCGTCGCGCTCGTCTATGTGTTCATGTCGGGTGGCGGCGGACTGCTCGGCGGGGGCGGCGGCCAGACCGCGCCGGGTCAGACCCAGGGCGCGGCCAAGGCCTGCGACACGCAGGAAGAGCTGTTCGCCTGCCGGGTGATGACCAGCACCGAGCAGGTCTGGAGCCAGGTGTTCGCCGAGCAGGGCCAGCGCTACCGGCCCGCGACGATCAACTTCTTCCGGAACTCGGTCCAGTCGGCATGCGGCCAGGCCTCGGCCGCGGTCGGGCCGTTCTATTGCCCGGGCGACAATGGCGTGTTTCTCGACACCGGCTTCTTCGACGAGCTCGACAAGCGCTTCGGCGCAAAGGGCGATTTCGCCCGCGCCTATGTGATCGGGCACGAAGTGGGACACCATATCCAGAACCTCGAAGGCACCTCGTCCAAGGTCAGCCAGGCGCAGCGCCAGGCGTCGCGGGCCGAGGGCAACAAGCTGTCGGTGCTGCTCGAGCTGCAGGCGGACTGCTATGCCGGCGTCTGGGCCAAGCGCAGCGGCCGGCTCGAGGCCGGCGACATCGCGGAAGGCATGACCGCAGCGAACGCGATCGGCGACGATACGCTCCAGCGCCAGGGGCAGGGCGAAGTGGTGCCCGACAGCTTCACCCACGGCAGCTCGGCGCAGCGCAAGCAGTGGCTCCAGCGCGGCCTCGAGAGCGGCGATCCGGCGCAGTGCGACACGTTCAGCGCGGGGATCTGA
- a CDS encoding 3-hydroxybutyrate dehydrogenase, whose translation MFLKGKSAIVTGSTSGIGLAYAKALAAEGASVMINGFGDAAAIETERAALEATSGARALHDPADMSKPDQIAAMVARAEKELGSVDILISNAGIQHVAPIDEFPIEKWDAILAINLSSTFHLMRAAIPGMKARKWGRIISTASAHSLVASPNKAAYVTAKHGLAGLTKTAALEVATHGITVNCISPGYVWTPLVENQIPDTMKTRNLTREQVINDVLLDAQPTKEFVQPEQVAALALFLCRDEAASITGANYSMDGGWTAA comes from the coding sequence ATGTTCCTCAAGGGCAAGTCCGCGATCGTCACCGGCTCCACTTCGGGCATCGGCCTGGCCTATGCCAAGGCGCTCGCCGCCGAAGGTGCCAGCGTCATGATCAACGGCTTCGGCGACGCCGCCGCGATCGAGACCGAACGCGCCGCGCTCGAAGCGACCAGCGGCGCCAGGGCGCTCCACGACCCCGCCGACATGTCCAAGCCCGACCAGATCGCCGCGATGGTCGCCCGCGCCGAGAAGGAACTCGGCAGCGTCGACATCCTGATCTCGAACGCCGGCATCCAGCACGTCGCCCCGATCGACGAATTCCCGATCGAGAAATGGGACGCGATCCTCGCGATCAACCTGTCCTCGACCTTCCACCTGATGCGCGCCGCGATCCCGGGCATGAAGGCGCGCAAATGGGGCCGGATCATCAGCACCGCCTCGGCGCACAGCCTCGTCGCCAGCCCCAACAAGGCCGCCTATGTCACTGCCAAGCACGGCCTCGCCGGCCTCACCAAGACTGCCGCGCTCGAAGTCGCCACCCACGGCATCACCGTCAACTGCATCTCGCCGGGCTATGTCTGGACCCCGCTGGTCGAGAACCAGATTCCCGACACGATGAAGACGCGAAACCTCACCCGCGAGCAGGTGATCAACGACGTGCTGCTCGACGCGCAGCCGACCAAGGAGTTCGTCCAGCCGGAACAGGTCGCCGCGCTCGCGCTTTTCCTCTGCAGGGACGAAGCCGCTTCGATCACCGGCGCCAATTATTCGATGGATGGCGGCTGGACGGCAGCGTAA